From Rissa tridactyla isolate bRisTri1 chromosome 10, bRisTri1.patW.cur.20221130, whole genome shotgun sequence:
CACCTACAAAAGAGTCCCTTTTTTAAAGATACTGCAGTTTTACTTTGTAAAACCATAGTAGTCATTTTCAGTAATTGAACTGGAAACTTTACCTAAAAAAGTTTGCACGCCTATGCTGTAGATCTACTCTGACTTGATGTGGCTGAATTTACTCGCTTTCATTACTGGTTTCTCCTGtaaaaagcacagcaaagttgcAAACATGGGTTAGTCAAGCACAGTGGCAGAAATTCCTTGTGATGCTCAGCCCTCAGCAGAGCGCGAGAGCCCACATCTCCCTCCCCAGGCGCAGCTGGAACCGGGGCAGACGCCTGCCAGAGGGCATCACTTTGCATTGCTTTAATTTGCAACTCAATTTCTGagttttccctgaagaaaagctATAGTACATTTTAGTTAGCAACATTAACATACAGCATTTACCTACTTAAAGTAAGACAAGGGGACCTGAACATATTAAAGCCGGAACTTGAAAACCATGTAATTAGACAACACCGGTGTTTTAACTTTATGCGGATGCATCACAGGTCGCATACTAGAAACAGTTAATACATTTAGGTTGACCATTTGTGGTAAACTTCATCTCCACCAATACTTCTGTGTCTCTTCTCTAAGTTACAATCCCTTTCTCTTACTTTGGCTTATACTACATAGCTTGTTTTCATTAAacagaatcactttttttttttttaagcacagccCAAATTAAACCTTTGCTGGGAGTTGTCCTGAAGTAGTTTTACCAGGCATAAATTCTGAGTGCCAATTTGAGGACAATGCAAATGTTGTCACAATGTAATATTATTACTGGATCAACTCTTTACAAAAAATTTATTTCGGACTGTACTGCCAATACATTTCAACGACCAGTAAGACATAGTGAAGCACTAGGCACATACTTCCTTCTCACACATACAAGCTCTTCAGCCAAGAGCACCTGTCCTACTTGTACCTTCTGCAAGGAGAAAACTGCCAATTTTACATTTTCCATCTCTTTCACATGATaacaaaaaatgaacagaaaaaaaccccgtTTTTGTTATTTGGCTAAGGTAGCGAATAAAATTTTTATCTTAGTAGAGAAAGTTAGAGATGTTTTTTGTCCCCCTGTGAAGATATGCTCCTCCTGTTACTACTGTGGTATTTAAAATACTCCTGTCTCTTTGGCTCATAGTGCTTTACTACATCATCTCACTAGGCATATCAAAATCTCAAACCAAGTGACATTTAAGCACTTAAGACATGAAAAATTAGGCATTCATATAGCTTTGCTATAACCATCTTCAAGAAACTGCTCCGTAGTGCTTTACACTGTTTTGTACTTGGTCAGTAAGTTTGAGGTCTgctcaaaacaaatatttttacatgattAAGGCCATAGTTTTATACCGACACTTCACAGATTAAACATGAGACTAGAACTAGAAATAACTTTGATAATTTAAGtaactggagaagaaaagggaaaaggaagataaaatgaaAGCTTGTACAGTTAAATTTGTGTGCGCTGCTCAGTTATCTCTGACGGTTGACGAGGATAGCCATGGCTGTGCAGTGGTATGTAGCACATGTTGAATAGCTTTATTTCACTATCTGAAATAGAACAAATCctgtgctaaaaaaataaatgctgacatCTATGACAAGAGCCAGTGCTAGCTCTTAAATCCCTTTGGAAAAGTGAGCTGTATGAGACTATTCTGTTGATGAAAATGAATTCCTTGAAGTACTGTGCTTTTGGAGATATGCGCCTGCCCAGCGGTAAATAGTCAAGAGAAGTCACACaatcaatgaaaaaaacaaaaaacctagaACAGAGACAACGCTGATTAGGGACATTTCCCCATCCCCTCACCTCCCCCATTTCAGAATAACTCAAGCTTCCGTTGTCATTCATTTCTAGATTTAGTCTAAaagagcaacctgctctagtgggaggtgtccctgcccaggacagggagggtggaactagatgatttttaaggtcccttccaacctgaaccattctatgattctaagaaacaCTAGTACTTAAACTTATTGCAGTTATTACATTTCAGTGCACAGTAACGGAGGTCAGTGGCTCAACTAAACTCACAAACATTAGGTTTGGTAGAATGTCCCCTCTAGCCGGCTGGACATGCTGAGGTGTACCTGAAGTCTCAGAACGTTGTGTTCACCTCGGCAGCCAAGCAGTGAAAAGGAATGCTGGAATAGTGAAAATAAGTACGGGAGCGCACAGTTCAGTATTTACTAAGGCCCAAGAACCCCATTTAAGTGGTCTGGATAACAAATCACATTAAGACCTAGTAAAtctataaaaaatgtaaaaaaatcttaaaaagttCTGAGCAGTTTTCCAATGAAACTGTTTGGTTTAAGGCTTGGAACATTTTCGATGTTCAGATACTACAACAGATTTGCAATTAAGGTCTGTTGTCACCTCTGACACATTGCCTTGTCCTGCACAAGGTTTAACTAAGGAAAGCTGTCAGAAACAATCATTTATGAAAATACGCAAAGCAAAAGGATGTCACTGAAAACATGTCTGCTAGGTTTCAGATCAGCATGTGTTATCAGAAGACATACactgaaaaatcacagaaattctGTAGTAACAACTGTATTATACCTctcgggttttttttaatcactactAAAGGATAATCAGACTTTATGGAAATTaatcaggagattttttttttttttaaaatgcattaaatagAAGATTGCTTTTCCAACAAAACCAAGGGACAGAATTATTTGCAATACTGTAGCACAACTGTTTCAATCAGATCACGGTCCAGCACCGCCGGCCCTATATAAGGAAAAGTAGAAGAAATGTTCCATCTCTTTTGGGTCATTCGGGAGGTATGCACAAGAGACttgcacaaacagaaataattagaGTCACGCATAGTTATTCATTTCACGAATAACCTATCACAACAGATTTTTGTTATACACTAAAGTGCACGTTTGTCAAATATGCAAACACCACCTCCTAATAAAAAAGGTAATTTCAAATTATGTGGTCAAAAGCACACTTAGGACTGCATTTTTAGTGATATTTGGTGACTTCAGCAGTGACAGAGAGCTTTTCCCTTTGCAATCCCTTTGTCTTAAACCAGGACATGAGGATAAATAAGATTTTTCACTACAAATCTTTTGACCTGTTCTGCACAAAAAAGGGAACTGCACCCTTTTCTCTGACAAAGAGAATCTTTAAATACAACTGTATGAAAATATAACTTAAATATAAAATAGTCAAATAGATTTGAggagccttggaaaaaaaaaaaaatctttgttccACCTATTAGCTTCATAGGTACCTGGTAGCAAGTAAAcatttgtacttaaaaaaataacGTTAAGTTACAGCTTGTAACCATAAACTATTCTGCTCTAGGAATTATGCTGCAAAAGCCAGTTTTAGTAATAAAACACACTCCTTTAACTTAGTTGATTCTGATGCGTTTTGCAGAACATCTTAAACTGTATCATCAGTAACCGTAAGTGAAAGATTACTGTATCTGTTTTCTACGATCTTCTCTGAAATGTCAGATACAAATCCCCCCAGCGCCTGGTCCTTAACAACGCTGTGTTTTTCACACACGATGAAAAGACATTCTTGCATAATTGGTCAGTGTGTCTGTAGTGCAACTGAACTGGAAGTCTTCCAACCATTCGCATTCTGTTGGTAGACCTTGCCTTTAAGTCAGTTTGTATGAAAAGGGAGATGCAATTGCAACATTAAAACCCACTGACTGAAGTTTCTGCATGAAACCTGCACATACACAGGTCAAGGAATGTGTCATACAGGCAGACCAAAACGATGCTTCTTTTTCTTAATGGGCTTTAAGTTGGTCAGTCTACGCAGGTCCTCTTCAGCGTCCGATTCCTCCATCTCATCATCTGCTGAAATAAGGATCTAAAAACAAATTACAGCTTCTGAGTAACATGGATCAAAGTCACACTctttctttattctgcttttaaccttttacttccttttttatgCTTGCAAAGCACCTTATTACTTGCTCAAGAAAGAGCTTACAGAACACAATTTGGACTTACTGCCAGGACTATGAAACAACGTCACGCATCCTATCTGGAACCTCCAGTAAATTGCAAAGAAGGATGCATGTGTATTAACCTCTACTACAGCCACCGACTCCAAACCCAAAGAAGTGATTCCAGCACCTCCAGATCAGTGGGGGCAGCTTGCTGTTAAAATGAGAGAATATATAAGCTCTCTATCCGCACTGGTAATATGGCAGtcatttcattaaagaaaaccCCATACAAATAGTACTGTCTATAACACAGAAAAGTTACATTAACCAACTAAAGCTAAAACAACTCACCTTCAGAGATACCACTCATCTTCCACCTGAACTGAAAACTGCCCACTTAGTATAATTTAGAATAAAATTATGCTAAGGCAAGGATGTACATACTTCTCCAAAATCAGGCCAGTTGCCTCCACCAGCTTCCTCTCACAATGAGAATTGCCTATTAGTTTTGTATTCTGtgcggggttttttttagaagcatTTGTAACAGTTCACCTGtgacatttaaatatattatgtCTTCCTGCCCATCTGGAAGGAAATTCACTACCATGAGTGGTGTGACAATGCcattttcttaactgtttttcaACTGCAAATGCTACTAACTACTGTTCAAAGACAATCAAAGCTAAGTTGACAGTGTTACAATGAAATCAATGTCATGAGGGATGAACTGGATTGATATTGCAGCAGTTGCAATAATTAACTCTACATACTTCTGACTCTGACTCCTCATGAGATGCTGCTCTCCTGTATCGGACTTTACTTCCATTTCTTGAATCTTGTCCTGCTTCCTTTTCTTCAAGTTTAGcttttgtcttccctttcttcataagaaaattATCTACTACCCAGAACATTAATGCCTGTTAAAGAGAAGAGGGAAGTGACAGTTCAGTATTCTTCAGAGTAGCATGTGTTCATTTGGTCAGTATTTGGATAGAATTAGGAAAACTTGACAATAATTCTGGATTGGCCAAACAGGTATAGGCATATAGTCACATGGCTTATTGCACATTGCATTAATGATCTAGAACATAGCTACTTTAGTCCTTTgtagaagaatcacagaatggtaggggttggaaggcacttctggagatcatctagtccaacccctctgccagagtagggtcacccagagcaggctgcacaggaacgcgtccaggcaggttttgaatgtctccagagacggagactccgccacctctctggctCTAGTCCCTAAATCCCAGACTGCTGGAAGAGCATACTTTGGGAAGGATGATTGCACACTTGCCTGTTTGCTCTACTCCATCATAGGTCAGCCACTATTAGCTATGGTCAGACACGGGATACTTCACAGTACAGCCATCCTTAGACCAACTGTTTCCTAAAGCAAATTTCATTGTAATTTTATAATCTCTATGTCAGCATTTTGTTCAATGTACTGAAGTCATCAGGCCAAAGAGGTCTATGAGGCATTTCTGCACCTCTCTGGAGCCTGGTTACTTAGTTCAAATGGATTTCAGCTTTGTAAAATCTACATATCCAGACATTTTATCCATTCTTTAACACCcttctcctttaaaaattaattaagcaTCAAGGCACACTGTGCTTTAAGGACTAACATTAATTAATCAACACATGGCAGAAAGATATCCAAGTAAACATCTCACAGAAGCGTGCAAGTTGTACTAACATTAACAAAGAAGGGAACTATCAGCATGACGATAGCCAGCTCCAACTGGGGGTTCTCTATAGGATTCAATAAAGCtacctgtgaaaagaaaaagattacatTCAGATCATGGCAGCATGTGCACATAACTGGATTAGTAAGTGCAGTTGTTCACATACTAGCTAATGCTACAGAATAATTCGTATGAACAAAAAAAGGACAGCTTTGTAGAAAAGCGAAGTACTCATGACAGCTTATAAATCACCCCAGATAAGTAGGTGGGGCTGGCAAGAAACTTCTCTCTGCCATTTTTGTTTACAGAAGTCTGAGGAGCTACGTTAGAATAATCTTGAACATTTTAGAGCTATGTGCTCCCCAGGAACTTCTTTTAAGTTGCATCTTTAGGAAATTTAAACAGACCAGTGTTTCATGAAACACACAGTAAGGAGAAGACAGAGTTCTAACACCATGCACCATCACTTTGAATATTACGTTGCACAGATTCTGTCAAAATAAGTATTTATCTGGTCATCAGCAACGGCTTCACTAATCCATTGCAAATTACTAAAATTCTACAGTTTAGATCTATCAACAAGACCAGGcaaagaaaattctttaaaatactacAAGAAGGAATACAAAATAGCTTTAAGTAAGGGTTAACGACTTAACAAAAGGAAGAACCACTTTTTAGCTTCAAGAGcagtcagacaaggaagacaaggaGATAAGAACAGCCACTACCACAGTTAAATGGCACTGACTGTAGACAGTTACGATGCTTGAGCCAAACCAAGTAACACTATTAGAAGTCTGTTGCTTCACAGCTTCCACCGGAAATTCATTTGTCTGtaaaacactgtaaaaatacaAACCTCTTTCCACTGAGGTATAAGAAGCACTATAATGATGATGGTTTTCTCAAATGTCATAATCATTATGTAGAGAGCACACTGTCCCACCCAAGCACCACACTGCACTGGATCCCCTGCAAGAAAGATTCAATACAGACATAGGGTTGATTTTACTTCACAGtaaacattttagaaaagcagTATGAAGAGGCAGGGCACCTATATCCTCCCCAAGTGCCTTCTCCAGTTTCATTAGcgctgctccttcccctccctcagccTCACCCACCTTTCAAAAGCATCAGTTAGAAACAGAATATAACAGGACTTTATCCGATTCAGCAGTCCCTGGTTATATGCCTACTGTTCTACATAATCTGATGAAAGACAGATATAGTTGCATGACATTTGTTTCTCAtcaaattgttatttttcatcctttatcATGAAGCATTTAGTTTGATAAAAGGGAAAACTTAATGGAAACATAGCCCGGGAAAAACATCTTTCCCTTCAGTCTAAGCAGAAATGTGATGATTTCTGCCATTCTCCCTAGGCTACCTTAAACATATTTATCCTCTCTACAAAGTTAGTTACCATTACTATCCAATCATCATTGAAGCAACAGGTGCAAGAGCTGCTATGAAAAATTTAACTGAACAAAAAATTCAGATCACATTTCAGTTTCAATCTGAAAGGGTTTGAAATTCTGCTGCACCCCATTGTGGCAGGGCGAAAACTTGAGTGCTTTAAGTTATCTGACAGGACAGAATGAAGACCACAAATATTTGAACACAAAATCTTACGTAGAGTACTACAGTctatgaaagcaaggaaaaaaaaaaaataaaaaaggggaaagaggacTGGTATGCCTAAGAAGCTTTGTAGGTGAGGttaaagcaaaaggaagctttgGAGGACCACGTTAGCTCTTTAGTCTTCACAATTGTCTTCTGCAACTTCTTCAAAGGCAGCTTAAAACTTTTAGCCTGGAGATGAATAATGGGCCATGGAAATTCAGATGCCTTTACGTATTTGTAATGCATAATGGATAGTTGCTACTTCCTTTTCTGGAACATTTCTGAAAGGCTTTCAGTATTAATACTTGGTAATAGCCTTGAGACTTACTGTTTGCTTCTTAAATGCCACGAAGAGAAACTGATAAATCAGGCTGGAGCCCAAACCAAAGAGAACTTCCTAGACTAGTTTTTACAGTAAGAGCTCGTGATCAACACTCAATAGTCCAAGAGGAAAATGGTTAAAATGCTCAAGTTTTACAATTATATGCAACAGTTTATGGcttctgttgcaaaaaaaaaaaaaaaaaaaaaaaaagttaaaaaatttgaAAGGGGAAACACCAGCAATTTGAAGTTGAGCAACCACGATTCTTCTGAGGATACAAGGCCTgaattaaattagaaattaattgctAAAATTTAATTCTCAATACTCCACACTTTTGTTAGCATTCTCTACCTTTCTTCATTAACtagcaaatatgaaaaaaaataaagaaaacctctGAAGAAAGACTTACCATTGCAACTTTACCAGTTTATTCTGAGCtcttttcaaatctgtatttaattCCTAAAAGCAAAGACAGCTATAGCAATTTTGCATCTATTCCAATTCTGCCATGTGAGATTTTGTATATCCAAAATTTGTGAAACTCTCTATTAAGAACATTGTGTGCTATTCACCAATGAACATTTTGTTCCGTGATGGTTTTGGTGGGGAGGGGTGCTGGTTTTTTAGCGCATGACTGAAATTAGAAGTTGTGTATTTTAAATTCTACGTGAGGATTTTTGCGTACCCTACTGCATCTACAAAATTATTTCTCAGCTGTAATTACATGCAGGGAGAACAGGGATGTGATGCTGTCTGCTTTGAATTTACCAAGTCTTTTGACAGTCTCCCAATAGCATCCTTGTAGAAAAGCTGAGGAGAGATAGACATAGACTGGATGGGTGAACATACAATTccgacaaaaaagaaaaaagctttcacaatGCGAGTGGttaagcactggagcaggtttattCAAAGAGGTTCTTAAATCTCAAACTACCGATAAATTAAAAACTGGACTGGATCACCCTCCCTGAACAACCCACGTTAGCTTTGAAGttaaccctgctttgagcaagagggTGGATTAtatgacctctggagatcctttccaaccattttttttccttgaattttataACCTATGCAATTCAAGGGGAAAAGGTAGAAGTTAATAACATCCCCACATCCAGTGGGCGTTCCCAAGAATATTTGGGACATTTGTAAGTTCAAAGAATCAGTACACAAACTCAAATTAGAACCTTACAGTTAATGTTGAAGCCATAAAGCTCTAATTTCATTTCTAATGCCTGACAGTCTCTCTTGAATTCTGATTTTATACCTGTCATGTATAAATTACATGTCTAGAATAAACTAGCAATTCAGTAGAAATCTTGTTACGGCATGAAAAGCACATTAAGACTGAAATTGAAAAATTTTGAATCCTCAATGACAACTGTACCAGCATTTTTTGAAAATGCTGGCAATGAAAAACTAGTCTATACTACTGTATACTACTGTCATCAACCACTTTGTAGAAGCACGTTTATAGACAGCTCCTGAACAAAATACCTGTGATTCCTCTATCCTGTAACTCCCCCTCTGTTCTTCGCATCCTGAGAAATTTTACGAAAATGCCAACTCACATAACTactccaaaatacattttaaaaactgttaaagTAAGTGCTATCTACCATATACGCCTGTAAGTTGCTCTGCAAGTTGCAAACAAAGAGCTAGAGGGAAGAGATGCATCACATACAATTTCTAAGCTTTGCCATCTGAGAAGCAAAGACAAGCAAAGAGAGCGCAGCACGATGTAGGTGCCAAGAGAGTTCATTGTCACCAAGAGGGATTTAGTCACCTGTTTTCTACTCACAGCAGCTAGAGTAGCCTAAGacaagaagggaaggagaacGCGGGAACATTCTTTTTGGTACAGATCATGACTGCTTTCTCCTCTTTACATACTCAAATATACTAACTGATTCTGCACTTCTATTAAAATCCAGCTGCTGATGTAATGAATCTGCAAATACAAACCTGGAAATGTGAAGACAAATTTAATAAACTTAAAAATTCTGACATAAAAAAGCCCTTGAGGGAGTGTCATGTTTGTTCGTAAATCAGCGTGCAGTGCTGTTATGCTGTACGAAGAGCAATCATTTACGAATGCTGATATTTTGGTATCCATTCTTTCCTAGAGGCATTTATGCTCAAAAACTATCCTCCATATAAAGAAGAGGCTTTTAAAACCAGCAGGACACTGCTATTTTTGTGACAGCTTCAAGTAATGAATCACCAGGGATCAAGTAATAGAGCTAAGAAGGGAAATGAGCTCACAGTGAGAATTAACTTGAGACAAACGATTATTTGGGCTCTAGAAACACAAACAACATCGCTCAATCACAAGAAGAgacttggtttgggttttttttgggggggtggggcaggggggaagggagaggggggctCTTGTTTGTTTTCCCACACTTGCAAACAAACTGAAATCACACTGATCTCAAAACTGAGGACTTGACTTTACTCCTTCGGATATAATACCACAAGTCTCTGATACCTTCCAACGAGCAGACACCTCACCACCCATGTATGCTAAACACCCACATTTAACTTCAAAATACTAAGTCTAAACACACTTGCAACCCCTTAGGACTGTATTTTAGTCCCCTCTTCTACCctacttaattattttaataaatcttATGAAAAGTAAGACAGGAGTTTTCTTAGGGCCAAAgtgaaaaattttaaatgaaatggtaTTATGAGGGTTTTCACTTCAGCAACAACAGTCGTACTTAACAGAAGAGGGCAGCAAACAATCCAATGCAACTTGTCCTTTTCAGACAGATTTCTTACATGGGGTCTAACCTCACTGCACGGCCATTACTAATAACCTTCCGTCTGCTCTCTAGTTCTCTCTATCCCAGAAGCCTCTCATGATTAACAGAAACACAGATTTACACTATGCTTTTTAATAGTCCTTACGATAGCTCGATTGAAAAACCAACACGCTAAGGTCAAGATATCACATTAATGAAGATACAGAAAAGTTAGCCACTAATAAAATGATTTGATATTGGAAAGAACAAGTAAAGGGGACTTCACTATAATTTCATACATTGCTTATATACACACGCAGAGAAGAAATACTTGATAAACAATTTTAGGCATTTCAGATCTCCTAACTCAAAACGACAGTAATGGATCAGTCGCAGACCACCTCCACAGCATAACACAAGTAACAAGCTCATGTGTTGATTTTAATAGCTTAGTTACTGCAGTCACAGATGTCTCATAactaactaaaataaaaacaggttCAGTTTGGAAGTCAATAAGACAAAGACAAGTTTCAGGAGAGCGAATATACTCCCCACATCTTCCCATCCACACAGACCACTTATCATTGGAAGGACATTAAAATGGCAGGGAACAGATGACAAGAAAAACCAGAATGCtcttagaaataaaagaaataaattctagTATTTGACATGATTACAAGTACCTACCCGTAATTGTAATAGATgcaccaattttattttttttttgctgagtggAAAGCCGATTTTATACAGGCTGAAAGCTGTTCAAACATCTTTAAATGGCTTCAAGCCAAGCCAACAATCAGAAAAAGGGACTTTGGGCAATAGGTCTCAAAGCTCAGTCAGAAGGCACAGCTCAGCCACG
This genomic window contains:
- the STIMATE gene encoding store-operated calcium entry regulator STIMATE isoform X1; protein product: MGAPPPNGSLGLTDSPLRPGEGAAAGPGDRGCENGALMDSFGIFLQGLLGVVAFSTLMLKRFREPKHERRPWRIWFLDTSKQAIGMLFIHFANVYLSDLTEEDPCSLYLINFLLDATLGMLLIYIGIRAVSSIVEWQQWESLRFGEYGDPVQCGAWVGQCALYIMIMTFEKTIIIIVLLIPQWKEVALLNPIENPQLELAIVMLIVPFFVNALMFWVVDNFLMKKGKTKAKLEEKEAGQDSRNGSKVRYRRAASHEESESEILISADDEMEESDAEEDLRRLTNLKPIKKKKHRFGLPV